Proteins encoded in a region of the Pelagicoccus sp. SDUM812003 genome:
- a CDS encoding PhoH family protein → MPSRKIHFQSPRQLNELYCGHEENLELLERTFDASVVARDNWIQIEAEKESSIESIAQVFDLLLQGREQGLAVKDRDFEKTTLGVSEGRQEEMAELYEGGTVIRTKRKSIVPKTLGQKRYLRSIFENDVIFGIGPAGTGKTYLAMAAAVSKLLDGSIERLILSRPAVEAGETLGFLPGDLQEKILPYLRPLYDALHDMLTPTDVEKLTERGLIEIAPLAYMRGRTLSNSFVILDEAQNTTSEQMMMFLTRLGEGSKMVITGDVSQIDIPKSRVSGLLEVKKILKNLKGIHFHRFESSDVVRHHLVQKIIDAYGRYREAHS, encoded by the coding sequence ATGCCTTCCCGCAAAATCCACTTCCAAAGCCCGCGGCAGCTCAACGAGCTCTACTGCGGACATGAGGAAAACCTCGAACTGCTCGAACGCACCTTCGACGCCTCGGTGGTCGCTCGCGACAACTGGATCCAGATCGAAGCGGAGAAGGAAAGCTCCATCGAGTCCATCGCCCAGGTCTTCGACCTGCTGCTGCAGGGCCGCGAGCAAGGGCTCGCCGTCAAGGACCGCGACTTCGAAAAGACCACTCTGGGCGTCTCCGAAGGTCGCCAGGAGGAGATGGCCGAACTCTACGAGGGCGGCACCGTCATCCGTACCAAGCGCAAGAGCATCGTGCCCAAGACGCTCGGCCAAAAACGCTACCTGCGCTCCATCTTCGAAAACGACGTCATTTTCGGCATCGGACCTGCTGGTACCGGAAAAACCTATCTCGCCATGGCCGCCGCCGTTTCAAAACTGCTCGATGGCAGCATCGAACGCCTCATTCTGAGCAGACCGGCCGTCGAGGCGGGAGAGACCCTCGGCTTCCTGCCAGGAGACCTGCAGGAGAAGATCCTGCCCTACCTGCGCCCGCTCTACGACGCCCTGCACGACATGCTCACCCCCACAGACGTGGAAAAGCTCACCGAGCGCGGCCTGATCGAAATCGCGCCTCTCGCCTACATGCGCGGACGCACCCTCAGCAACTCCTTCGTCATCCTCGACGAAGCCCAAAACACCACTTCCGAACAGATGATGATGTTTCTCACCCGCCTGGGAGAAGGCAGCAAGATGGTCATCACCGGCGACGTTTCGCAGATCGATATTCCAAAATCCCGCGTCTCCGGCCTTCTGGAGGTCAAAAAGATTCTCAAAAACCTAAAAGGCATCCACTTCCACCGATTCGAATCTAGCGACGTGGTGCGCCACCATCTGGTGCAGAAGATCATCGACGCCTACGGTCGCTATCGGGAAGCGCACAGCTGA
- a CDS encoding HIT domain-containing protein, translating into MEHLHAYWRMEYVKQDKTPSERRPFVDLPKLDNDKENLVLSREAHSFILMNRYPYNAGHLLVLPYREAPHLEDLSDEELLCFTKTTIKAKKLLEKALRPDGFNIGINLGEAAGAGVPRHLHQHIVPRWSGDTNFMPVLGETRVLPQSLAAMWDHLSETLKREF; encoded by the coding sequence ATGGAGCATCTTCACGCATATTGGAGAATGGAGTACGTCAAGCAGGACAAAACTCCGTCCGAGCGCCGACCGTTCGTCGATCTGCCCAAGTTGGACAACGACAAGGAAAACTTGGTCCTCTCCCGGGAAGCCCACAGTTTCATCCTCATGAACCGGTACCCCTACAACGCCGGCCACCTGCTCGTGCTGCCCTACCGCGAAGCCCCCCATCTGGAGGACCTCAGCGACGAAGAGCTGCTCTGCTTCACAAAAACCACCATCAAAGCCAAAAAGCTGCTCGAAAAAGCCCTCCGGCCGGACGGCTTCAACATCGGCATCAATCTCGGGGAAGCCGCCGGGGCGGGCGTGCCGCGCCACCTCCACCAGCATATTGTGCCGCGCTGGTCAGGCGATACCAACTTCATGCCCGTGCTGGGCGAAACCCGAGTCCTCCCGCAATCCCTCGCCGCCATGTGGGACCACCTTTCAGAAACCCTGAAACGTGAATTTTGA
- a CDS encoding glycosyltransferase N-terminal domain-containing protein — protein MALLSLPGYLLHIRKRGGYRDRFGTRFGKGLKVPPKAPGRKRIWIQAVSLGEMLAIEPLLKRLESEPEIEIYLTVTTSTGYALAKEKYGRQAVGISYFPMDFWLFSHRVWNRIDPDLAICAETELWPEHLQQAKRRGVPFLLINARLSDRSFRRSLQLRWLYGGFMNRISRVFACSDQDRKRFIKLGMDPERVETTGNIKVDVTIEPILDEREKSDLKERLGLGSGFLLLGSSTWPGEEAMLLKAFRALRETQPSARLLIVPRHGERRDEIEALLRRDASDLRTHFKSRGLPQGEVDALIADTHGELRQLTQLADLVFVGKSLPPHTEGQTPVECGILGVPLLFGPGMSNFRSIRAGLLQFGAARQVNDELEALETIVSLSQDAESRRRMGQGGKRWKEQSQGAVDRTVDGIKAWLASK, from the coding sequence TTGGCCCTACTGAGCTTGCCGGGCTATCTGCTGCATATCCGCAAGCGCGGCGGGTACCGCGACCGTTTTGGCACCCGCTTTGGCAAGGGCTTGAAGGTGCCGCCGAAAGCTCCCGGGAGGAAACGCATCTGGATCCAGGCGGTCAGTCTGGGGGAGATGCTGGCCATCGAGCCCCTTCTCAAGCGGTTGGAGTCCGAGCCGGAAATCGAAATCTATCTCACCGTCACCACCAGCACCGGCTATGCCCTCGCCAAGGAAAAGTACGGCCGGCAGGCGGTTGGCATTTCCTATTTTCCCATGGACTTCTGGCTGTTCAGCCATCGCGTCTGGAATCGTATCGACCCCGATCTGGCGATCTGCGCCGAGACGGAGCTGTGGCCTGAGCACCTGCAGCAGGCCAAGCGTCGCGGGGTGCCGTTTCTGCTGATCAACGCCCGTCTTTCGGATCGATCCTTCCGCCGCTCGCTGCAGCTTCGCTGGCTCTACGGCGGTTTCATGAATCGCATTTCCCGAGTCTTCGCTTGCTCCGATCAGGACCGCAAACGCTTCATCAAGCTCGGAATGGATCCTGAGCGGGTGGAGACCACTGGCAACATCAAGGTCGACGTGACCATCGAGCCAATCCTGGACGAGCGGGAGAAGAGCGATCTCAAGGAGAGGCTCGGCCTGGGCTCCGGGTTTCTGTTGCTCGGCTCCTCCACTTGGCCCGGGGAGGAGGCGATGCTGCTCAAAGCCTTTCGAGCCCTGCGCGAAACCCAGCCCAGCGCCAGACTGCTCATCGTGCCGCGCCATGGCGAACGTCGGGATGAAATCGAAGCGTTGCTGCGTCGCGACGCCTCGGATCTGCGCACCCATTTCAAGTCGCGCGGACTTCCGCAGGGCGAGGTGGATGCGCTGATCGCGGACACCCATGGCGAGCTGAGGCAGTTGACCCAGCTGGCCGACCTGGTCTTTGTCGGAAAATCGCTGCCGCCGCACACCGAAGGCCAGACCCCGGTGGAGTGCGGCATTCTGGGGGTGCCGCTCCTTTTCGGTCCTGGCATGTCAAACTTTCGCAGCATTCGGGCGGGACTGCTGCAGTTTGGAGCCGCTCGCCAGGTGAACGACGAGCTCGAGGCCTTGGAAACCATCGTCTCTCTCAGTCAGGATGCCGAGTCGCGCAGAAGGATGGGGCAGGGCGGCAAGCGTTGGAAAGAGCAGAGCCAGGGAGCGGTCGATCGCACCGTGGACGGCATAAAGGCTTGGCTCGCTTCGAAATAG
- a CDS encoding ferredoxin codes for MADKSEKWSDNVAGKFYVDEQCIDCDLCRETAPDFFTRNDDEAYSFVFKQPESQEDIDLCMEALEGCPVEAIGDDGDE; via the coding sequence ATGGCAGACAAATCCGAAAAGTGGTCCGACAACGTAGCAGGCAAGTTTTACGTAGATGAGCAGTGCATCGACTGCGATCTCTGTCGCGAAACCGCCCCTGACTTTTTTACCCGAAACGACGACGAGGCGTATTCCTTTGTCTTTAAGCAGCCGGAAAGCCAGGAGGACATCGATCTCTGCATGGAGGCCTTGGAAGGCTGTCCGGTAGAGGCCATTGGCGACGATGGCGACGAGTAG
- a CDS encoding TrkH family potassium uptake protein has protein sequence MNFPLVSRLIGVAMLILAMAFFLCIGVSFFMDSPEHAAITHKAFYTACGISMAAATAFLWIGRRHTKKFFRKEALATIGIAWLLASLVGSVPYVIALPDATLADAIFESSSGLTTTGASVFTDLESFPPSIMFWRCLSQWIGGMGVVVFFVAVLGFIGVGGKMLYAGEASGSVAEFEESRIQSTVGRLVWVYLGLSVACCLSYHFAGMGWFDAINHSFTTVSTAGFSTRTDSFAAFQSPAIEWVSIVFMSLAGLNFLFILRLCLGKFHLLRRNTEFRVYFSLLLGSSALVSAYLMLDGTAWDAEHAIRAGTFQVVSIMTTTGFATEDFAQWSALPQMLLLLLMVLGGCTGSTAGGIKISRVVIAARMSLLSIERSFRTRVVRQIKINGIVLGPQPLADVVNYLILIGGVISSSMVVVAIFETTHQVDTCLSVVYATLFNVGPGIAEVGPTENFGFLHSHTKIFLSLLMIMGRLELYAILALFSPSLWKRFS, from the coding sequence ATGAATTTTCCCCTCGTATCACGGCTCATCGGCGTCGCCATGCTGATCCTCGCCATGGCGTTCTTCCTGTGCATCGGCGTGTCGTTCTTCATGGACTCGCCCGAGCACGCGGCCATCACGCACAAGGCGTTCTACACCGCTTGCGGCATCTCCATGGCCGCCGCGACCGCCTTTCTTTGGATCGGCCGCCGCCACACCAAGAAGTTTTTCCGCAAGGAAGCCCTAGCCACCATCGGCATCGCCTGGCTGCTCGCCAGCCTGGTGGGTTCGGTCCCATACGTGATCGCCCTTCCGGACGCCACCCTCGCCGACGCCATTTTCGAAAGCTCCTCCGGTCTGACCACCACCGGGGCCTCCGTCTTCACCGACTTGGAGTCCTTTCCGCCCAGCATCATGTTCTGGCGCTGCTTGAGCCAATGGATCGGCGGCATGGGAGTGGTGGTCTTCTTCGTAGCCGTGCTGGGATTCATCGGAGTTGGCGGGAAGATGCTCTACGCCGGGGAAGCCTCGGGCTCCGTGGCCGAGTTCGAGGAAAGCCGCATCCAATCCACCGTCGGGCGACTGGTCTGGGTCTACCTCGGCCTCTCCGTCGCCTGCTGCCTTTCCTACCACTTCGCCGGCATGGGCTGGTTCGACGCCATCAACCATTCCTTCACCACGGTCTCCACCGCTGGCTTCAGCACCCGGACCGACAGCTTCGCCGCCTTCCAAAGCCCCGCCATCGAGTGGGTATCCATCGTCTTCATGTCCCTGGCCGGCTTGAACTTCCTCTTCATCCTGCGCCTCTGCCTCGGCAAGTTCCACCTGCTGCGCCGCAACACCGAGTTTCGCGTCTACTTCAGCCTCCTGCTCGGCTCATCCGCGCTCGTGAGCGCCTACCTCATGCTCGATGGGACCGCCTGGGACGCGGAGCACGCCATCCGCGCCGGCACCTTCCAGGTGGTTTCGATCATGACCACCACCGGCTTCGCCACCGAGGACTTCGCCCAATGGAGCGCCCTGCCGCAAATGCTTCTTTTGCTGCTCATGGTATTGGGAGGCTGCACCGGGTCCACCGCAGGCGGCATCAAGATTTCCCGCGTGGTCATCGCCGCGCGCATGAGCCTGCTGAGCATCGAGCGCTCCTTCCGCACGCGGGTGGTGCGCCAGATCAAGATAAACGGCATCGTTCTCGGACCGCAGCCCCTGGCCGACGTGGTCAACTACCTTATTCTCATCGGCGGCGTGATCAGCTCCTCCATGGTTGTAGTAGCCATTTTCGAAACCACGCACCAGGTGGATACCTGCCTCTCCGTGGTCTACGCCACCCTCTTCAATGTCGGGCCCGGCATCGCCGAGGTCGGCCCCACCGAAAACTTCGGATTTCTGCATTCGCACACCAAGATCTTCCTGTCTCTGCTCATGATCATGGGCCGCCTAGAGCTGTACGCGATCCTGGCCCTGTTCTCTCCGTCCCTCTGGAAGCGTTTCTCCTGA
- the trkA gene encoding Trk system potassium transporter TrkA, whose amino-acid sequence MKIVIVGAGEVGTHLSETLSVADHDVTVIERDETLADALSETIDARVIKGNGSSASALLRAGVNKCDFFLAMTSSDEINLVSASLAKALGAEKTFARAHDSTYRDNSLINHQRHFGIDHLVNPEALAAVELAKRIRNPGRVAVEDFGRGQIEVKSIEIQQGAKVVNIPLKELRLPGNIRIGLINREGENLVANANTTLKVGDQVTVFGHPDSLFETKALFDPSSKGSAKIAVTILSGSEIAISLARLLSNPRFKIRIIEKDLKLCQSLAERLPNVTMIHGDGTSLRVLEEEEVGHSDFFVACRKDDEDNIMTCLQAFKLGAKHTMLAINRADYIEILEKLSNSLGVELAVSPRVAATNEVLRYIGKKPFIELEENAQGAQDSNCIIELDIAEKSAVAGKRIRDVAWPKECVLVGHEHNYMPKTPTGDDVLQAGDSIIAIICKSRIKELLKLTK is encoded by the coding sequence ATGAAGATCGTTATCGTCGGAGCTGGCGAGGTCGGCACCCATCTAAGCGAAACCCTAAGCGTTGCGGATCATGACGTTACCGTCATCGAGCGCGACGAGACGCTGGCGGACGCCCTCAGCGAGACCATCGACGCGCGGGTGATCAAAGGAAACGGCAGCTCCGCCAGCGCCCTGCTCAGAGCCGGGGTGAACAAGTGCGACTTCTTCCTGGCCATGACCAGCAGCGACGAGATCAATCTGGTCTCCGCCTCGCTCGCCAAGGCTCTCGGGGCGGAAAAGACCTTCGCCCGGGCTCACGATAGCACCTACCGGGACAATTCCCTCATCAATCACCAGCGCCACTTCGGCATCGACCACCTGGTCAATCCGGAAGCCCTCGCCGCAGTGGAACTCGCCAAACGCATCCGCAATCCCGGCCGAGTCGCAGTGGAGGACTTCGGACGCGGCCAGATCGAGGTGAAGTCCATCGAGATCCAGCAGGGGGCCAAGGTGGTGAACATCCCGCTCAAGGAACTCCGTCTGCCCGGAAACATCCGCATCGGATTGATCAATCGGGAGGGAGAAAACCTGGTCGCCAACGCCAACACCACCTTGAAGGTCGGCGATCAAGTCACCGTCTTCGGTCATCCAGATTCCCTTTTCGAGACCAAGGCCCTCTTCGATCCCTCGTCGAAAGGCTCGGCCAAGATCGCCGTCACCATCCTCAGCGGCTCGGAAATCGCCATCTCGCTGGCCCGCCTGCTCTCCAATCCGCGCTTCAAGATCCGCATCATCGAAAAGGACCTGAAACTCTGCCAGTCCCTGGCCGAGCGCCTGCCAAACGTGACCATGATCCATGGCGACGGCACCTCGCTGCGCGTCCTGGAAGAGGAGGAGGTCGGACATTCCGACTTCTTCGTAGCCTGCCGCAAGGACGACGAGGACAACATCATGACCTGCCTGCAGGCCTTCAAGCTCGGGGCCAAGCACACCATGCTGGCCATCAACCGGGCGGACTACATCGAGATTCTTGAAAAGCTCAGCAACTCGCTCGGCGTCGAGCTCGCGGTCTCGCCGCGCGTGGCGGCCACCAACGAGGTGCTGCGCTACATCGGCAAGAAGCCCTTCATCGAGCTGGAGGAAAACGCTCAGGGCGCGCAGGACAGCAACTGCATCATCGAGCTCGACATCGCGGAAAAGTCCGCCGTAGCCGGGAAGCGCATTCGCGACGTGGCCTGGCCCAAGGAATGCGTGCTGGTGGGGCACGAACACAACTACATGCCCAAGACGCCCACCGGCGACGACGTGCTGCAAGCGGGCGACTCCATCATCGCCATCATCTGCAAGAGCCGCATCAAGGAGCTGCTAAAGCTGACCAAATAG
- a CDS encoding YdbL family protein, with protein sequence MNTVRFPLFLALIALLFSTAPLSAQSDDEEAIKQRILQRVDQIDALKTKGLVGENKNGLLEQRAMLTPEQTKLMNEENADRRALYTIVAQKLGLTTAVVGQGRAAELRKKSADGVWLQAEDGAWYKKGTR encoded by the coding sequence ATGAACACCGTTCGATTCCCTCTCTTTCTCGCCCTCATCGCTCTGCTCTTCTCCACCGCTCCGCTCTCAGCCCAAAGCGACGACGAAGAGGCCATCAAACAGCGCATCCTCCAGCGCGTCGACCAGATCGACGCCCTGAAAACCAAAGGTCTGGTGGGAGAAAACAAAAACGGGCTGCTCGAGCAGCGAGCCATGCTCACCCCGGAACAGACCAAGCTGATGAACGAGGAAAACGCCGACCGCCGGGCCCTCTACACCATCGTGGCTCAGAAGCTGGGACTCACCACCGCGGTAGTGGGCCAAGGTCGGGCCGCCGAGCTGCGAAAGAAGTCCGCCGACGGCGTCTGGCTGCAAGCGGAAGACGGCGCCTGGTACAAAAAAGGGACGAGATAG